Proteins co-encoded in one Flavobacterium fluviale genomic window:
- a CDS encoding glycosyltransferase family 2 protein: MKIPKITIITASYNSEKTIKETIESVLKQTYLNIEYLIIDGGSSDNTISIVKKYEKVFEGRLKFLSEKDQGIYDAWNKGLEMASGDWISFLGSDDEYLPNAILNYVNYINERKGDNLEFVSSKVELINSDKKTLRIIGQPWNWNKFKIYMNTSHVGTLHSVKLFTKYGKFNTEFKIVGDYELLLRANKNLRTGYIDNVTAKMTVGGVSNQSRIVFQETFKAKVRNGSRTIIEAKWDMYMAELKYYTRRVLGLV, encoded by the coding sequence ATGAAAATACCCAAAATTACTATTATTACCGCTTCATATAATTCAGAGAAAACAATTAAAGAAACTATTGAGTCTGTACTTAAACAAACTTACTTAAATATTGAATATCTTATTATTGATGGGGGGTCATCTGACAATACCATTTCTATAGTAAAAAAATACGAAAAGGTGTTTGAGGGTAGATTAAAATTTTTATCTGAAAAGGATCAAGGCATATATGATGCTTGGAATAAAGGGCTAGAAATGGCTTCTGGAGATTGGATTTCTTTTTTAGGCTCTGATGACGAATATTTGCCGAATGCAATATTAAATTATGTTAATTATATTAATGAGAGAAAAGGTGATAATTTAGAATTTGTTTCATCAAAAGTCGAATTAATTAATTCTGATAAAAAAACTTTACGAATTATTGGTCAACCTTGGAATTGGAATAAATTTAAAATTTATATGAATACATCTCATGTGGGGACTCTTCATTCAGTTAAATTATTTACTAAATATGGAAAATTTAACACTGAATTTAAAATAGTAGGTGATTATGAGCTTCTTTTAAGGGCAAATAAAAATTTAAGAACTGGATACATTGATAATGTAACGGCGAAAATGACAGTTGGAGGGGTAAGTAATCAAAGTAGAATTGTATTTCAAGAAACATTTAAAGCAAAGGTGAGAAATGGTTCAAGAACGATTATAGAAGCAAAGTGGGATATGTATATGGCTGAATTAAAATATTATACACGTAGAGTTTTAGGATTAGTTTAG
- a CDS encoding LbetaH domain-containing protein (WbbJ; catalyzes the transfer of the O-acetyl moiety to the O antigen; part of the lipopolysaccharide biosynthetic pathway): MRNSYTVLGKIKLAFWLIRTKFIWWNARIIRFPFDLRGKRYMQISKGFTTGVGCRLEAYPNEDIKVLFIGENVQINDYVHISANQNVSIGNNVLIASKVFISDLNHGSYGNNEIHDSPETPPNSRKLYSNSVIIEDNVWLGEFVSVLSGVTIGRGTIVGAGSVVSKSLPNHVIAVGAPAKVIKKYNFDSKKWEKHYNER; the protein is encoded by the coding sequence TTGAGAAATAGTTATACAGTCTTAGGCAAGATAAAATTAGCATTTTGGTTAATTAGAACCAAATTTATTTGGTGGAATGCTAGAATAATAAGGTTTCCTTTTGATTTAAGAGGAAAAAGATATATGCAAATTTCGAAAGGTTTTACCACAGGAGTAGGATGTAGATTAGAAGCTTATCCAAATGAAGATATCAAAGTATTATTTATTGGCGAAAATGTTCAGATAAATGATTATGTACATATTTCTGCAAATCAAAATGTGAGTATAGGAAATAATGTTCTAATTGCAAGTAAAGTTTTTATATCAGATTTAAATCATGGAAGTTATGGGAATAATGAAATTCATGATTCTCCCGAGACCCCACCAAATAGTAGAAAATTATATTCCAATTCTGTAATTATTGAAGATAATGTATGGTTAGGAGAATTTGTTTCTGTGTTATCTGGTGTAACTATTGGTAGAGGAACAATTGTTGGTGCCGGTTCCGTGGTTTCTAAAAGTTTGCCTAATCATGTGATTGCTGTTGGGGCACCAGCCAAAGTCATAAAGAAATATAATTTTGATTCCAAAAAATGGGAAAAACATTACAATGAACGATAA
- a CDS encoding DUF5672 family protein, with the protein MNNLVVVIPIYKNSLNSADKASLYFCEKYLNKYELKVISPESLKYDEKYLDILKKYDLKSVYFENKFFNGIKGYNKLMLNLSFYEAFSHYQYMLVYQLDALVFSDDLSYWISKEYDYVGAPWLTNDQYKIIDSMGNGGLSLRKISKFINVLKSKKILFTDTKFMETSMRAGLKKMIILKLFYKLKFLEPIFNFRAIFLFFYKQNEDVFWAFYAKFFTENFKLSTVEDSLKFAFEDYPAICLKRNNNELPFGCHAWERYDFDFWIKNIGELSVIMNLDNE; encoded by the coding sequence ATGAATAATTTAGTTGTAGTAATTCCAATTTATAAAAATAGTTTAAATAGTGCTGATAAAGCTTCCTTATATTTTTGTGAAAAATATTTAAACAAATATGAGTTGAAAGTCATTTCTCCAGAGTCATTAAAGTATGATGAGAAGTACTTAGACATTCTGAAAAAATATGATTTAAAGTCTGTGTATTTTGAAAATAAATTTTTCAATGGTATAAAAGGATATAATAAGTTGATGTTAAATTTGTCTTTTTATGAAGCATTTTCTCATTATCAATATATGCTTGTATATCAACTTGATGCTTTAGTTTTTTCTGATGATTTATCTTATTGGATTTCAAAAGAATATGACTATGTTGGTGCGCCATGGTTGACAAATGACCAGTATAAAATCATAGATTCGATGGGAAATGGAGGTCTTTCTTTAAGAAAAATTTCCAAATTTATCAATGTATTAAAATCAAAAAAAATTCTTTTTACAGATACTAAATTTATGGAAACCAGTATGAGAGCAGGTCTAAAAAAGATGATTATTTTGAAATTATTTTACAAGCTAAAATTTTTAGAACCAATATTTAATTTTAGAGCAATTTTTTTGTTTTTTTATAAACAGAATGAAGATGTATTTTGGGCTTTTTATGCTAAGTTTTTTACTGAAAATTTTAAATTATCTACTGTAGAAGATTCTCTGAAGTTTGCTTTTGAAGACTATCCAGCAATTTGCTTAAAACGTAATAATAATGAGTTACCATTTGGCTGTCATGCATGGGAAAGGTATGATTTTGATTTTTGGATTAAAAATATTGGAGAATTATCAGTAATTATGAACCTCGATAATGAGTAA
- a CDS encoding NAD-dependent epimerase/dehydratase family protein: MRITITGASGFVGTNLRRHLDNNYKIDSLSVRYESVQYFQINTYALIHLAGKAHDIKKVSNPKDYYDANFELTKQLFDAFLVSEASVFIFMSTVKAVADIVYGTLTEEMTPNPKTHYGIAKHQAEEYILSKKLPDEKRVYILRPCMIHGPGNKGNLNLLYRIVSKGIPWPLGAFENQRSFLSIENLCFVIKELLENREIPSGIYQIADDKSLSTNDLIRLLARSLDKNSAIWNLNSSFIKMVARFGDYSRLPLNSERLQKLTENYVVSNKKVISALGKSLPVSAEAGLIKTFESFKKK; the protein is encoded by the coding sequence ATGAGAATTACAATTACAGGAGCTTCAGGTTTTGTAGGAACTAATCTTCGACGACATTTAGATAATAATTATAAAATTGATTCATTGAGTGTTCGGTATGAATCTGTTCAATATTTTCAAATCAATACTTATGCACTAATTCACCTTGCAGGTAAAGCTCATGATATAAAAAAAGTTAGTAATCCTAAAGATTATTATGATGCTAATTTCGAGCTTACAAAACAATTATTTGATGCTTTTTTAGTCTCAGAAGCTTCGGTCTTTATATTTATGAGTACAGTTAAAGCAGTAGCAGATATAGTTTATGGTACTTTGACAGAAGAAATGACTCCAAATCCTAAAACTCATTATGGAATAGCTAAACATCAAGCAGAGGAATATATTTTAAGCAAGAAACTGCCTGATGAAAAAAGAGTTTATATTCTTAGACCTTGCATGATACATGGCCCTGGAAATAAAGGCAATCTTAACTTGCTATATCGAATTGTTTCAAAAGGTATACCTTGGCCACTTGGAGCTTTTGAAAACCAACGCTCCTTTTTAAGTATTGAAAACCTTTGCTTTGTTATTAAAGAATTATTGGAAAATAGAGAAATTCCGTCGGGTATATATCAAATCGCTGATGATAAATCATTATCAACAAATGATTTGATCAGATTATTAGCGAGAAGTCTAGATAAAAATAGCGCAATATGGAATCTTAATTCATCCTTTATAAAAATGGTAGCCAGATTTGGGGATTATTCACGTTTGCCACTAAACTCAGAACGGCTGCAGAAGTTAACCGAAAATTATGTTGTAAGCAATAAGAAGGTAATTAGCGCTTTAGGAAAGTCATTACCGGTATCAGCTGAAGCTGGTTTAATTAAAACATTTGAATCTTTTAAGAAAAAATAA
- the gmd gene encoding GDP-mannose 4,6-dehydratase — protein sequence MKIALITGITGQDGSYLAELLLEKGYMVHGVKRRASSFNTQRIDHIYQDQHETHVNFKLHYGDLTDSTNIIRIIQEVQPDEIYNLGAMSHVKVSFDSPEYVANVDGIGTLRILEAVRILGLEKKTRIYQASTSELYGGLAENKNAKGFYDENSPFYPRSPYGAAKIYGFWITKNYREAYNMFACNGILFNHESPRRGETFVTRKITMATAAIALGEQDCLYLGNLDAQRDWGHAKDYVEAMWRILQQDVAEDYVIAMGETTYVRDFVKMSFAEVGIDIEFRGEGVNEKGYVASCSNPAYQIELGKQVISVDPQYFRPTEVDLLIGDPTKSKTQLGWVPQYDLAGLVKEMMASDLQYVLKEKMLKEVRSSINY from the coding sequence ATGAAAATTGCACTTATAACAGGAATTACAGGACAAGATGGTTCTTACTTAGCAGAACTATTATTAGAGAAAGGTTACATGGTTCATGGTGTTAAAAGAAGAGCTTCTTCATTTAATACACAACGTATTGATCATATTTATCAGGATCAACACGAAACTCATGTGAATTTTAAGCTGCATTACGGAGATTTAACAGATTCAACAAATATTATTAGAATCATTCAAGAGGTGCAGCCTGATGAAATCTATAATTTAGGAGCAATGAGTCACGTAAAGGTTTCTTTTGATTCTCCAGAATATGTTGCAAATGTTGATGGTATTGGTACTTTAAGAATTCTAGAGGCAGTTCGTATTTTAGGATTAGAGAAGAAAACGCGTATTTATCAGGCGTCGACATCTGAGCTGTATGGTGGTTTAGCAGAAAATAAAAATGCAAAAGGGTTTTATGATGAAAACTCACCTTTCTATCCGCGTTCACCTTATGGGGCAGCAAAAATTTATGGTTTTTGGATTACTAAAAACTATCGAGAGGCATATAATATGTTTGCTTGCAACGGAATCTTGTTTAATCACGAATCACCACGCAGAGGAGAAACTTTTGTAACTCGCAAAATAACAATGGCAACTGCAGCTATTGCATTAGGAGAACAAGACTGCTTGTATTTAGGAAATCTTGATGCCCAACGTGACTGGGGACATGCTAAAGATTACGTAGAGGCAATGTGGCGTATCCTGCAGCAAGATGTTGCTGAGGACTATGTTATTGCTATGGGAGAAACTACTTATGTACGTGATTTTGTTAAAATGTCATTTGCCGAAGTAGGTATAGATATCGAATTTAGAGGAGAAGGGGTAAATGAAAAAGGATATGTAGCTTCTTGTAGCAATCCTGCTTACCAAATTGAGTTGGGTAAACAAGTTATTTCTGTTGATCCACAATATTTCCGTCCAACAGAGGTAGATTTATTAATTGGAGACCCAACAAAATCAAAAACTCAATTAGGCTGGGTGCCGCAATATGATTTGGCCGGATTAGTTAAAGAAATGATGGCGTCTGATCTCCAGTACGTCCTAAAAGAGAAAATGTTAAAAGAAGTAAGATCTAGTATTAATTATTAA
- a CDS encoding glycosyltransferase family 2 protein has product MNDNKITASIVLYLNDINILSKAIKSLLKTNSISKLILVDNSPTNELKIIVEGERILYFHNPANPGFGAAHNVAIQKSIDLGSKYHFIVNPDIYFENDVVESMIQHMDNDESIGMMMPQILNEDGSIQNLPKLLPSPTSILMRKIKMPKQKYEKFISKYELRCVPRDFTYNTPILSGCFTLLNLKAISKVGMYDDRFFMYFEDWDLSRRIHKHFKTIYFPKVSVYHDYESGANKSKRLFKIFVRSAIIYFNKWGWFFDLERKKINDQALSQFK; this is encoded by the coding sequence ATGAACGATAATAAAATAACTGCGAGTATTGTTTTATATTTAAATGATATAAATATACTAAGTAAAGCAATAAAATCATTACTTAAAACGAATTCTATTAGTAAGCTTATTCTAGTTGATAATTCCCCAACTAATGAATTAAAGATAATAGTAGAAGGTGAGCGAATATTATATTTTCATAATCCTGCTAATCCTGGATTTGGTGCAGCACATAATGTTGCAATTCAAAAATCGATAGATTTGGGTTCAAAATATCACTTTATTGTTAATCCTGATATTTATTTTGAAAATGATGTTGTAGAATCAATGATTCAACATATGGATAATGATGAAAGTATCGGTATGATGATGCCTCAAATTTTAAATGAAGATGGAAGTATCCAAAATTTGCCAAAGCTCTTACCATCTCCAACGAGTATTCTGATGAGGAAAATTAAAATGCCAAAGCAGAAGTATGAAAAATTTATAAGTAAATACGAGTTACGTTGTGTTCCTAGAGATTTTACTTATAATACGCCAATCTTGTCAGGATGTTTTACACTACTTAATTTAAAGGCAATAAGTAAAGTTGGAATGTATGACGATAGATTTTTTATGTATTTCGAAGATTGGGATTTATCCAGAAGAATCCATAAGCATTTTAAAACCATATATTTCCCAAAAGTATCTGTATATCACGATTATGAGTCTGGTGCTAATAAAAGTAAAAGATTGTTTAAAATATTTGTAAGATCAGCAATTATCTATTTCAATAAATGGGGCTGGTTTTTTGATTTAGAAAGAAAAAAAATTAATGATCAAGCCTTATCTCAATTTAAATAA
- a CDS encoding glycosyltransferase family 4 protein has protein sequence MNLLLDNIIFSLQRAGGASVVWQQHLERLLKDDSFKCKFLEYDNAVDNFFRKNLSLKNDTVNILDSKYLFLKRYINLYSKAKDEHIFHSSHYRVEKAKNVINITTVHDFTYEYFVKGLARKVHSFQKNLAINSSDGIICISESTKKDLLRFLPHIKQEKIKVIYNGVDKTFRVLEDNEILEKKHPFEDYNYLLYVGDRKSIHKNFRMVVEASALSKIPLLLVGGGQLTEEENQILKKKIGLANFKWLTGVSVEHLNYYYNKAYCLLYPSLYEGFGIPVIEAQRAGCPVVSTDCSSIPEVIGNIYLAVKEPTAQKITNKILELSINSSLRKESVDMGFEKSKNFSWDKTYKETTNFYKELYFEK, from the coding sequence ATGAATTTACTGTTAGACAATATAATTTTTTCGTTACAGAGAGCAGGTGGAGCATCGGTTGTATGGCAACAACATCTAGAAAGATTGCTAAAAGATGATAGTTTCAAATGTAAATTTTTAGAATATGACAATGCAGTAGATAATTTTTTTAGAAAAAACTTATCTCTTAAGAATGATACGGTAAATATTTTGGATTCTAAATATTTGTTTTTAAAGAGATATATAAATTTGTACTCAAAAGCCAAGGATGAGCATATATTTCATTCATCACATTATAGGGTAGAAAAGGCAAAAAATGTTATTAACATAACTACTGTTCATGATTTTACTTATGAGTATTTTGTTAAGGGTTTAGCAAGAAAAGTACATTCTTTTCAAAAAAACTTAGCAATTAATAGTTCGGATGGCATTATATGTATTTCAGAAAGTACGAAAAAGGACTTATTAAGATTTTTGCCACATATAAAACAAGAGAAAATTAAGGTCATTTATAATGGAGTTGATAAAACATTCAGAGTACTAGAGGATAATGAAATTTTAGAAAAAAAACATCCTTTTGAAGATTATAATTATTTACTTTATGTTGGTGATCGGAAATCAATACATAAAAACTTCAGAATGGTTGTTGAAGCAAGTGCTTTGTCTAAAATTCCACTTTTGTTAGTTGGTGGTGGACAACTAACTGAAGAAGAAAATCAAATTCTCAAAAAAAAAATTGGGTTAGCAAATTTTAAATGGCTCACTGGAGTAAGTGTGGAGCATTTAAATTATTATTACAATAAGGCATATTGTCTTCTATATCCTTCCCTTTACGAAGGATTTGGAATACCAGTTATTGAAGCTCAACGAGCGGGATGTCCAGTTGTTTCGACAGATTGTTCTTCTATACCAGAAGTTATAGGTAATATTTATTTGGCAGTAAAAGAGCCTACTGCCCAAAAAATTACTAACAAAATATTAGAACTTTCAATAAATAGTAGTTTAAGAAAAGAGAGTGTAGACATGGGGTTTGAGAAATCAAAAAACTTTAGTTGGGATAAAACATATAAAGAAACTACTAACTTTTATAAAGAATTATATTTTGAGAAATAG